The following proteins are co-located in the Spirosoma montaniterrae genome:
- a CDS encoding sugar phosphate isomerase/epimerase family protein, with product MNKIGFNLLVWTAMLSDRMNPIAERLKTIGYDGIECYLGETDTSVYARFGQHLQQLGLASTCVMTLGADENPISESAAVRTAALDRIKVAIDCAQALNATVICGPFHSAFSVFSRQEPQRIEYERSAEVLRQAGDYAAQAGIVLTPEALNRFECYLCNTTAQLRHLVELTDHPNVRAMFDTHHANIEEKSFPEAIQMLAPVLAHVHISENDRGTPGSGHIPWDDTFKTLADINYTGWLTIEAFTRNDPDFANAIGVWREYNEPWHIAENGLTFIRSMMSDR from the coding sequence ATGAATAAAATTGGCTTTAACCTGCTGGTCTGGACCGCCATGCTGTCTGACCGGATGAACCCGATTGCCGAGCGGCTTAAAACCATTGGATACGATGGCATCGAGTGCTATCTGGGCGAAACGGATACGTCGGTTTACGCTCGTTTTGGGCAGCATTTGCAGCAACTGGGCCTCGCATCGACCTGCGTTATGACCCTCGGTGCCGACGAAAATCCCATTAGCGAGTCGGCAGCAGTGCGGACGGCTGCTCTTGACCGCATCAAAGTTGCCATCGATTGTGCTCAGGCCCTGAATGCAACCGTAATTTGTGGGCCGTTCCATTCGGCTTTTTCAGTGTTTTCCCGGCAGGAGCCACAACGCATAGAATACGAACGGAGCGCGGAAGTGCTGCGGCAGGCAGGCGACTACGCAGCGCAGGCCGGTATCGTACTGACGCCCGAAGCCCTCAACCGCTTTGAGTGCTACCTATGCAACACAACGGCGCAATTACGGCATCTCGTTGAACTGACCGACCATCCTAACGTGCGGGCCATGTTCGATACGCACCACGCCAACATCGAGGAAAAAAGCTTCCCAGAGGCTATCCAGATGCTGGCACCTGTGCTGGCTCACGTCCATATCAGCGAAAACGACCGGGGCACACCGGGGTCGGGGCATATTCCGTGGGACGATACGTTCAAAACGTTGGCCGACATCAACTACACCGGCTGGCTAACCATCGAAGCGTTTACGCGCAACGATCCCGACTTTGCCAATGCCATTGGCGTCTGGCGCGAATACAACGAGCCGTGGCACATCGCCGAAAACGGCCTGACCTTTATCCGGTCAATGATGAGCGATAGATAG
- a CDS encoding FAD-dependent oxidoreductase: protein MLKADATHKRDLKTTRCEADLIVVGGGLSGTCCAITAARAGIRVVLVQDRPVLGGNSSSEVRLWVLGATSHMGNNNRWAREGGVIDELLVENWYRNPEGNPLIFDTILLEKVVLEPNITLLLNTVVFAVEKAGDAIQSLRAFCSQNSTMYDLVAPLFCDSSGDGVVGFQAGAAFRMGAESREEFGEKFAPTAEYGELLGHSLYFYTKDTGRPVRFVPPAYALSDITKIPRYRKFNAREFGCQLWWIEYGGRLDTVHETETIKWELWKVVYGVWNHIKNSGLFPEAETMTLEWVGTIPGKRESRRFEGDYMLTQQDVVEQREHPDAVAFGGWSIDLHPADGIFSEKPGCNQWHSKGIYGIPYRCMYSRNISNLFLAGRIISASHVAFGSSRVMGTGAHIGQAVGMAAALCTKQGLLPRQIVETQPFASHRRMVLADAQETQYLASLQQELLKTGQHIPGLRLHDPHDLTHAATLTASSEFVLTELPPNGPLQPLTDSAAQMLPLPAGNVPAMQVQVVTNATTTLTVELRRSSKPGNHTPDITLETLSIPLGKGNQLVDLPFKSALEQPQYVFVCFIKNEHITLQYSQLRLTGVLSVFNKTNPAVSNWGKQEPTEDIGVETFEFWCPERRPGGYNIALKIDGGIRLFAPENIRNGLQRPVDQPNAWVASLTDLNPTITLTWPQKQRISRVELAFDTDFDHPLETVIMLNPETQSPFCVRNYVLCNDRQERVFEQVGNYQARNTVRFDQPIETSSLTIHLKAPGATVPASLLEVRCY, encoded by the coding sequence ATGCTAAAGGCCGACGCAACCCATAAACGAGACTTAAAAACGACCCGCTGCGAAGCCGACCTGATTGTAGTTGGCGGAGGGCTGTCGGGTACGTGTTGCGCCATTACCGCAGCACGGGCAGGCATCCGGGTTGTGCTGGTACAGGACCGGCCCGTTTTGGGCGGCAACTCCTCGTCCGAAGTGCGGCTGTGGGTGCTGGGTGCTACGTCGCACATGGGCAACAACAATCGCTGGGCACGCGAGGGCGGTGTTATCGATGAACTGTTAGTGGAGAACTGGTATCGCAATCCCGAAGGCAATCCGCTGATTTTCGATACCATCCTGCTCGAAAAAGTTGTCCTCGAACCGAACATTACTCTGTTATTGAACACCGTCGTGTTTGCCGTGGAGAAAGCCGGTGATGCCATCCAGTCGCTACGGGCTTTTTGTTCGCAAAACAGCACGATGTACGACCTCGTGGCCCCGCTGTTCTGCGATTCGTCGGGCGATGGAGTTGTGGGGTTTCAGGCCGGGGCTGCTTTCCGAATGGGGGCTGAGAGCCGGGAAGAGTTTGGCGAGAAGTTCGCACCTACGGCTGAATACGGTGAGTTGCTGGGCCATTCGTTGTATTTCTACACCAAAGATACAGGTCGGCCCGTGCGGTTTGTGCCACCCGCCTACGCCCTCAGCGACATCACCAAAATTCCGCGCTACCGCAAGTTCAACGCCAGAGAGTTCGGCTGTCAGTTGTGGTGGATCGAGTACGGCGGGCGATTAGATACCGTTCACGAGACCGAAACCATCAAGTGGGAACTCTGGAAGGTAGTATATGGCGTCTGGAATCACATCAAAAATTCCGGTCTCTTCCCTGAAGCCGAAACGATGACGCTTGAGTGGGTTGGTACGATCCCCGGCAAACGCGAAAGCCGACGCTTCGAGGGCGATTACATGCTGACGCAGCAGGACGTAGTGGAGCAGCGCGAACATCCAGACGCGGTAGCTTTCGGCGGCTGGAGCATCGACCTGCACCCGGCTGATGGTATCTTCTCCGAAAAACCGGGCTGCAATCAGTGGCACAGCAAGGGTATCTATGGCATTCCATACCGGTGTATGTACAGCCGAAACATATCGAACCTGTTTCTGGCCGGGCGTATTATCTCGGCATCGCATGTAGCATTTGGATCGTCGCGGGTGATGGGAACGGGTGCCCACATAGGGCAGGCGGTAGGCATGGCTGCGGCATTGTGTACGAAACAGGGACTACTGCCCAGGCAAATTGTAGAGACGCAACCCTTTGCGTCTCACCGCCGGATGGTATTGGCTGACGCACAGGAGACGCAATATCTTGCGTCTCTACAGCAGGAACTGCTCAAAACCGGGCAGCACATTCCGGGCCTGCGCCTGCACGACCCACACGATCTGACCCACGCGGCTACCCTGACAGCAAGCAGCGAGTTTGTGCTGACCGAACTCCCACCCAACGGCCCGCTCCAGCCCCTTACCGATTCGGCGGCTCAGATGCTGCCCCTACCCGCTGGCAACGTACCCGCCATGCAGGTGCAGGTCGTAACCAACGCAACCACCACGCTGACCGTCGAGCTTCGCCGGAGCAGCAAACCCGGCAACCATACACCCGATATAACGCTGGAAACGCTTTCGATTCCACTTGGTAAAGGAAATCAATTGGTCGACCTGCCGTTTAAGTCTGCGCTCGAACAGCCGCAGTATGTATTCGTCTGCTTTATAAAAAACGAGCACATCACCCTGCAATACAGCCAGTTACGCCTGACGGGTGTGCTGTCGGTGTTCAATAAAACCAACCCTGCCGTGTCGAACTGGGGAAAGCAGGAGCCAACCGAGGACATTGGCGTAGAAACATTTGAGTTCTGGTGCCCGGAACGCCGACCAGGAGGGTACAATATTGCCCTGAAAATTGATGGCGGCATTAGGCTGTTCGCGCCCGAAAATATCCGAAACGGCTTGCAACGCCCCGTCGATCAGCCAAACGCCTGGGTAGCCAGCCTGACCGATCTTAACCCAACCATTACGCTGACCTGGCCCCAAAAACAGCGAATCAGCCGGGTCGAACTGGCATTCGATACCGACTTCGACCACCCGCTCGAAACGGTGATTATGCTCAATCCTGAAACACAGTCGCCGTTTTGTGTACGCAATTATGTGCTCTGCAACGACCGGCAGGAGCGCGTTTTTGAGCAGGTTGGCAACTATCAGGCACGCAATACCGTCCGGTTCGATCAGCCTATAGAAACCAGTAGCCTGACAATTCACCTGAAAGCACCGGGCGCAACCGTGCCAGCGAGTTTACTGGAGGTTCGGTGCTACTGA
- a CDS encoding sugar-binding domain-containing protein — protein MTFIAIFLLPNPTHAQSLNGTWAFRTDPNDIGEQQGWFSPSANVANWDSLPVPGNWDLRNEYAHYVGKGWYRRTFATPANGSGDVVRLLFEGVYHDCTVWLNGQKLGENHSGFLPFEFDITNRLNANGLNTLVVCADNTLTRGAIWNWGGIRRPVSLKVTKSLRIVRQHITPTVDLSKKTATVAVRVFVQNHSAQPAEATGMVELSAPNRFRRSLPFRVNVPASSTASVLVQTALTPAETHLWHFDDPFLYTSAVSLDPLDHKSISSQTESGHSTSPSPFFKERGPGGEVKSRFGIRKIGLDNATYTLKLNGESIRPMGFNLVPDDRTTGNTLPTWRIKEDIDLLKGMGCTMTRLSHLCLPEEVMDYLDERGMLVISEIPIWGYDRLADSANPMPTDWLTRLVTNQYNHPSVIAWSVGNEYGEFPTALDYTKQAIPFVRTLDSTRLVSCVSHTAQFTPDILDVGDIGFVNRYGKNLRPVTQQLHQLHPKQTLFYTEYGTGILGETLDTGLNARSLIDSLRGLPYLIGGSLWTFNDYRSRFHGTKEFSENRAWGVVDVYRQKKRAYASFRREHNPLRDLSIKTEGTSAVVTLVPRQLLDLPAYPLHGYRLLWKRTDAAGKIGQSGLIKLPDIRPGDPTRTQTFAWQPDQDAGADAFAMTLELLAPTGDALADTTIFYQKPLPVRITYALGSRIGYNGHSGGGTIRVHFQKNQTATAYKVRYGEGSLTQETPPTLNSYVDVPKLTFGNRNADRTYQVAVVGINGFGESEPTNAQAVTVEKIQFAPPAIQHVEPADGGFFIGYASPEDDYAYRVQVTTKPGDYATARTIQTTNPGTLFVSNLTNGQPYYFRFQRLKDNYFASNWSEERTVVPDGGQRPNPPVFQGVVRENKETVVCFAPVPKAIGYLLEYRRVGSGSWQREQITTAQTGRFILMQPDSTQRYEYRMATLTANGQSIFSPILTTQPDAKGRRNP, from the coding sequence GTGACGTTCATCGCTATTTTTCTTCTCCCCAACCCAACCCACGCCCAGTCATTAAACGGCACCTGGGCGTTTCGCACCGACCCGAACGATATTGGCGAACAGCAGGGTTGGTTCAGTCCATCGGCCAACGTAGCGAATTGGGATTCGTTGCCTGTGCCTGGCAACTGGGACCTACGCAACGAGTATGCTCACTACGTTGGCAAAGGCTGGTATCGACGCACGTTTGCTACGCCCGCCAACGGCAGTGGTGACGTAGTGCGGCTACTATTCGAAGGCGTGTACCACGACTGCACGGTCTGGCTCAACGGGCAAAAGCTTGGCGAAAACCACAGCGGGTTTCTGCCGTTCGAGTTCGATATTACCAACCGGCTCAACGCCAATGGTCTCAATACGTTAGTCGTTTGCGCCGATAATACGCTCACACGCGGAGCCATCTGGAACTGGGGCGGCATCCGGCGACCTGTTTCGCTGAAAGTCACCAAATCACTACGTATCGTTCGGCAACATATCACCCCAACAGTCGATTTATCCAAAAAAACAGCGACGGTAGCCGTGCGGGTATTCGTGCAAAATCACTCGGCACAACCTGCCGAAGCAACGGGTATGGTCGAGCTGTCGGCTCCGAACAGGTTCAGGCGTTCGCTGCCATTTCGGGTGAACGTACCGGCCAGTAGTACGGCGTCGGTGCTGGTACAAACGGCGTTGACACCCGCCGAAACGCACCTCTGGCATTTCGACGACCCATTTTTGTACACGTCGGCGGTTAGTCTGGACCCTTTGGATCATAAATCTATATCATCGCAGACCGAAAGTGGACATAGTACCTCCCCCTCTCCTTTTTTCAAGGAGAGGGGGCCGGGGGGTGAGGTCAAATCACGCTTCGGCATCCGCAAGATCGGACTTGACAACGCTACGTACACCCTCAAACTTAACGGCGAATCCATCCGGCCAATGGGGTTTAATCTCGTTCCCGACGACCGCACTACGGGTAATACCCTGCCCACCTGGCGCATCAAAGAAGACATCGATTTGCTGAAAGGAATGGGCTGCACCATGACCCGGCTGTCGCACCTGTGTTTGCCCGAAGAGGTGATGGATTATCTCGACGAGCGCGGTATGCTGGTGATTTCCGAAATCCCAATCTGGGGCTACGACCGGCTGGCCGACTCCGCCAATCCGATGCCGACCGACTGGCTGACGCGGCTCGTTACCAACCAGTACAACCACCCCTCGGTCATAGCCTGGAGCGTAGGCAACGAATACGGCGAGTTTCCGACCGCGCTCGATTACACAAAACAGGCCATTCCGTTTGTCAGAACGTTAGATAGCACCCGGCTGGTGTCGTGCGTGAGCCACACGGCCCAGTTTACGCCCGATATTCTGGACGTAGGCGACATCGGCTTCGTGAACCGATACGGCAAAAACCTGCGGCCCGTGACGCAGCAACTGCACCAGCTTCATCCGAAACAGACCCTGTTTTACACGGAATACGGCACGGGTATTTTGGGCGAAACCCTCGATACCGGCCTCAACGCCCGCTCGCTCATCGACTCGCTACGTGGGTTGCCGTACCTGATTGGCGGGTCGCTCTGGACGTTTAACGATTACCGCAGCCGGTTTCATGGAACCAAAGAATTTTCCGAAAATCGCGCCTGGGGCGTGGTGGACGTGTATCGGCAGAAAAAGCGGGCGTATGCGTCGTTTCGGCGCGAACACAATCCGCTGCGCGACCTGAGCATAAAGACCGAAGGCACGTCTGCCGTGGTCACGCTGGTGCCCCGCCAACTGCTCGACCTGCCCGCTTACCCATTGCACGGCTACCGGCTGCTCTGGAAACGTACCGACGCTGCGGGCAAAATCGGGCAAAGCGGACTCATCAAATTGCCCGACATCCGCCCCGGCGACCCCACCCGAACCCAGACATTTGCCTGGCAACCCGACCAGGACGCCGGCGCGGACGCCTTTGCGATGACGCTTGAACTGCTGGCCCCGACCGGCGACGCGCTGGCCGACACAACTATTTTCTACCAAAAACCGCTCCCGGTACGTATCACGTATGCCCTCGGTAGCCGGATTGGTTATAACGGACACAGTGGGGGCGGCACCATTCGGGTGCATTTCCAGAAAAACCAAACGGCAACGGCGTATAAAGTTCGTTACGGCGAAGGAAGCCTGACGCAGGAAACCCCGCCAACGCTAAATAGCTACGTAGATGTACCAAAGCTGACTTTCGGAAATCGTAACGCCGACCGAACGTACCAGGTGGCTGTAGTGGGCATCAACGGGTTTGGCGAAAGCGAACCAACCAACGCACAGGCCGTGACCGTTGAGAAGATACAGTTTGCCCCGCCCGCCATTCAGCACGTCGAACCGGCAGACGGAGGTTTCTTCATTGGGTATGCAAGTCCCGAAGACGACTATGCGTACCGGGTTCAGGTAACGACGAAGCCCGGTGATTACGCAACGGCACGTACCATCCAGACAACCAATCCCGGTACGTTGTTTGTTTCTAACCTGACCAATGGTCAGCCTTACTACTTTCGGTTTCAGCGACTGAAAGACAACTACTTCGCCAGCAACTGGTCGGAAGAGCGAACGGTAGTACCCGATGGCGGTCAACGCCCAAATCCACCTGTTTTTCAAGGTGTTGTAAGAGAAAACAAAGAAACTGTCGTGTGCTTTGCCCCTGTCCCGAAAGCCATTGGCTACCTGCTCGAATACCGACGGGTCGGTAGCGGTTCGTGGCAGCGGGAGCAAATTACAACGGCCCAGACAGGCCGGTTCATTCTGATGCAACCTGACTCAACGCAACGCTATGAGTACCGGATGGCGACCCTGACCGCCAATGGTCAATCTATTTTTTCACCGATCTTAACTACACAACCCGATGCTAAAGGCCGACGCAACCCATAA
- a CDS encoding sodium:solute symporter family protein, with amino-acid sequence MNTTIDTAVIVIFSAFVLGIGLLFARTGRNLKSFFAGGEAVPWFIGGLSLFMSFFSAGTFVAWGSIAYKYGWVAITIQWTMCIGAIVTGLYLAPRWKQTGALTAAEFIRERLGLTVQKAYIFIFTLVSIFIKGSVLYPVAKLVSSSLNLPLVPTTIGLGIFMIAYTAVGGLWAVMVTDILQFVVLSAAVFILLPLSLDRVGGFEGFTSQVPADFFSPLAGDYTLGFVLAFVFYHIAYIGGNWTFVQRYTSVKSPKSAQKVAFLFAGLYLIAPVIWMLPPMIYRVIDPSLAGLDTENAYLKICQLVLPPGLLGLMLTGMYFSTSASANTALNVVSAVFTNDIYKGLMNPGASDRQLIRVARGSSWVFGLGMIGIALLVPRAGGMVEVVLSISAITGGPLLAPPLWALFSKRLTGRATLWITSVGLAVNLFFKVLSPWLLDYKLSRAGETVIGVGLTLLFLLVHELYQRNRNATAPDYYRYQIARQQKLNEATENTTPEEAEAIAEQNRFGLRVIAGSLVFTALMLFGLSTFATSGAGPTALIGGVILVAALIPWRASRKRLSQSTIHTQKEAA; translated from the coding sequence TTGAACACAACCATTGATACCGCCGTTATTGTCATTTTCTCGGCGTTTGTGCTGGGAATCGGGCTGTTGTTTGCCCGGACGGGGCGCAACCTGAAATCGTTTTTTGCGGGGGGCGAGGCCGTGCCGTGGTTTATCGGCGGTTTGTCGCTGTTCATGAGTTTCTTCTCAGCCGGTACGTTCGTGGCCTGGGGCAGCATCGCCTACAAATACGGCTGGGTCGCCATCACCATCCAGTGGACCATGTGCATCGGGGCCATCGTAACGGGGCTTTACTTGGCTCCGCGCTGGAAACAAACCGGTGCCCTGACAGCCGCCGAATTCATTCGCGAACGGTTGGGGCTGACCGTGCAAAAAGCTTATATTTTCATCTTCACGCTTGTCAGCATTTTCATCAAAGGGTCGGTGCTGTATCCGGTGGCGAAATTAGTTAGCTCGTCGCTTAATCTGCCACTCGTACCGACCACTATCGGGCTGGGTATCTTCATGATTGCCTACACCGCCGTTGGCGGGCTGTGGGCCGTGATGGTGACGGATATTCTGCAATTCGTGGTGCTGTCGGCGGCTGTGTTTATCCTGCTGCCGCTCTCGCTCGACCGGGTAGGTGGGTTCGAGGGGTTCACCAGTCAGGTTCCTGCCGATTTTTTCAGCCCGCTGGCTGGGGATTATACACTCGGTTTTGTGCTGGCATTTGTCTTCTACCACATCGCTTACATCGGCGGCAACTGGACGTTCGTACAACGCTATACGAGCGTCAAATCGCCGAAATCGGCCCAGAAAGTAGCGTTTCTGTTTGCCGGGCTGTACCTGATTGCGCCGGTTATCTGGATGCTGCCGCCGATGATTTACCGCGTGATAGACCCGTCGCTGGCGGGCTTGGATACGGAGAATGCGTACCTCAAAATCTGTCAGTTGGTGTTGCCGCCTGGTTTGCTGGGCCTGATGCTCACGGGCATGTATTTCTCGACGTCGGCGAGCGCGAATACGGCCCTGAACGTAGTGTCGGCAGTATTTACCAACGACATTTACAAGGGACTGATGAACCCCGGCGCGTCGGACCGGCAACTGATTCGCGTGGCGCGGGGGTCGTCGTGGGTGTTTGGGCTGGGCATGATCGGCATTGCGCTGCTGGTGCCACGGGCGGGCGGCATGGTGGAGGTCGTGCTGAGTATTTCGGCCATCACGGGCGGACCGCTACTGGCTCCTCCGCTCTGGGCGTTGTTCTCGAAACGCCTGACGGGCCGGGCTACGCTGTGGATTACCAGCGTGGGTCTGGCCGTGAACCTGTTCTTTAAAGTGCTGTCGCCCTGGCTGCTCGATTATAAACTCTCGCGGGCGGGCGAAACCGTGATCGGCGTGGGCCTGACGCTGTTGTTTCTGCTGGTGCATGAACTCTATCAGCGCAACCGCAACGCAACAGCCCCCGATTATTACCGCTACCAAATAGCCCGGCAGCAGAAACTAAACGAAGCAACTGAGAACACTACGCCGGAAGAAGCCGAGGCTATCGCCGAACAGAATCGCTTTGGGTTGCGGGTCATTGCCGGCTCGCTGGTCTTTACGGCCCTGATGCTGTTTGGGTTAAGTACGTTCGCTACGTCCGGGGCCGGGCCAACCGCACTGATTGGCGGAGTGATTCTGGTGGCTGCGCTGATCCCGTGGCGGGCGAGTCGAAAAAGATTGAGCCAATCAACCATTCACACGCAAAAGGAAGCAGCATGA
- a CDS encoding DUF6934 family protein, whose amino-acid sequence MQYPAYSFVQSDDATQFFFKSIGPKGVIQKIIVLSLVDDSVYNLALGDYDHLTGKIDDQSVSDNGDTAKILATIVQVIHHYLTHNPQGRIAFAGNTPARNRLYRMAISRAYPELSALFYLFGYKTDAGSPEPFDPSSDYELYLIGRK is encoded by the coding sequence GTGCAATACCCTGCTTATTCGTTTGTCCAGTCGGACGACGCTACCCAATTCTTTTTTAAAAGCATCGGCCCAAAAGGGGTGATACAAAAAATCATTGTCCTATCCCTTGTTGACGATAGTGTTTACAATTTGGCCTTAGGTGATTATGATCACCTGACCGGAAAAATTGACGATCAATCCGTCAGCGATAACGGAGATACGGCAAAAATTCTGGCAACAATCGTACAAGTCATCCATCACTATCTTACGCATAATCCTCAGGGCCGTATTGCTTTTGCTGGCAATACACCAGCCCGTAATCGTCTGTATCGCATGGCAATAAGCCGCGCTTATCCAGAACTTTCAGCCCTCTTTTACTTGTTCGGCTACAAGACCGATGCTGGTAGCCCGGAACCATTTGATCCTTCCAGTGATTACGAACTGTATCTGATCGGCAGGAAATAA
- a CDS encoding glycoside hydrolase family protein has protein sequence MTNRRTFLASTAGLLLTGCASATTRSGQNPMPDTLDLNALMQPIEPRSVLRDPNWFIWGGGCVKTHDGQYHMLFARWPKKEGFNAWVTHSEIAHATSTSPLGPWTVTGSVFARRPGFWDADNLHNPLVLEFDGKYYLYYSGNFGTRDGTKEGWWIHRNNQRLGVAVADHPAGPWKRFDKPLLEPTPGSFDGLLVNSPTVARNSNGQYIMVYKGVSEGKMPFGGKVRMGLATADNPLGPWKKENITLFDHPTEQFPTDDNYIWCQNDRFYAIVKDYRGIYTQQARPGSAEKESLVLFTSETGRDWRLAAHPFVSDFRIRWADGRVSDRLHRLDQPQVWLENGKPSVLFLAVKAKDDKDDTDLSYNVQIKLNR, from the coding sequence ATGACCAACCGACGAACGTTTCTGGCCTCTACCGCTGGTTTGCTGCTAACGGGTTGTGCCTCGGCTACTACTCGTTCCGGTCAAAATCCCATGCCCGATACACTTGACCTGAACGCGCTGATGCAACCCATCGAGCCGCGCTCCGTACTGCGCGACCCCAATTGGTTTATCTGGGGTGGTGGCTGCGTGAAAACCCACGACGGGCAATACCATATGCTATTTGCCCGCTGGCCCAAAAAGGAAGGCTTCAACGCCTGGGTGACGCATTCGGAAATTGCCCACGCTACGTCCACCAGCCCGCTTGGCCCGTGGACCGTAACGGGGTCGGTTTTTGCCCGCAGACCCGGCTTCTGGGATGCCGACAATCTGCATAACCCGCTCGTACTGGAATTTGACGGGAAGTATTACTTGTACTATTCGGGAAACTTCGGCACACGCGATGGTACGAAGGAAGGCTGGTGGATTCATCGCAATAACCAACGGCTGGGCGTGGCCGTAGCCGACCACCCGGCTGGTCCCTGGAAACGGTTCGACAAACCGCTGCTCGAACCCACACCCGGTTCATTCGATGGCTTGTTGGTTAACAGCCCGACCGTTGCCCGAAATAGCAACGGCCAATACATCATGGTGTATAAGGGTGTAAGCGAAGGCAAAATGCCCTTTGGCGGCAAGGTACGCATGGGACTGGCAACGGCAGACAATCCGCTTGGCCCCTGGAAGAAAGAAAACATTACGTTGTTCGACCACCCCACCGAGCAATTCCCCACCGATGACAACTACATCTGGTGCCAGAACGACCGTTTCTACGCCATTGTAAAAGACTACCGGGGCATCTATACGCAACAGGCAAGGCCCGGCTCGGCGGAGAAAGAATCGCTGGTGCTGTTTACGTCGGAAACTGGACGTGATTGGCGGCTGGCGGCTCACCCGTTTGTGTCGGACTTCCGCATCCGCTGGGCCGACGGTCGCGTGAGTGACCGGCTCCATCGGCTCGATCAGCCGCAGGTCTGGCTCGAAAACGGCAAACCGAGTGTGCTGTTTCTGGCCGTAAAAGCCAAAGACGACAAAGACGACACCGATTTGTCGTACAATGTGCAGATTAAACTGAACCGATGA
- a CDS encoding phytanoyl-CoA dioxygenase family protein, which translates to MKTNVLTPEQITAFHRDGYVIAKGFLSPEETAKLYAVAITDDALNSHAYGVVDQSGKQSKLALWFTPGDDLYGLLARSERMVEGVAALLGSSQNQVCHFHSKLMMKEPRVGGAWEWHQDYGYWYKNQFLYPEQMLSVMVALNRATVENGCLQVIKGSHKLGRVNHGFTGEQVGADQTMVDNCLNAGLELIYVELEPGDTLFFHSNILHRSEANLSDEPRWAFISAYNVQSNKPFNEKSTSCITPISVVPDSALLDAEAAGKGHSADFLSKETDVTLTEA; encoded by the coding sequence ATGAAAACCAACGTACTTACTCCCGAACAAATAACGGCCTTCCACCGCGACGGCTACGTGATTGCAAAAGGCTTTTTATCGCCCGAAGAAACGGCTAAGCTCTACGCTGTTGCCATTACCGACGACGCGCTCAACAGCCACGCCTACGGGGTGGTCGATCAGTCGGGGAAGCAGTCGAAGTTAGCTCTCTGGTTTACGCCCGGCGATGACCTGTACGGTTTGCTGGCCCGCTCAGAGCGGATGGTCGAGGGGGTTGCCGCTTTGCTGGGTAGTAGCCAGAATCAGGTTTGTCATTTTCACTCCAAACTGATGATGAAAGAGCCGCGTGTGGGCGGGGCCTGGGAGTGGCATCAGGACTATGGCTACTGGTACAAAAATCAGTTTCTGTATCCCGAACAGATGCTATCGGTGATGGTCGCGCTGAACCGGGCAACGGTCGAAAATGGCTGCTTGCAGGTCATCAAAGGGTCGCACAAACTGGGGCGGGTCAATCACGGGTTTACGGGTGAGCAGGTCGGTGCCGATCAGACAATGGTCGATAACTGCCTGAACGCGGGGCTGGAACTGATTTACGTCGAACTGGAGCCGGGCGATACGCTCTTCTTCCACTCGAACATTCTGCACCGCTCCGAAGCCAACCTCTCCGACGAGCCGCGCTGGGCGTTCATTTCGGCCTACAACGTACAGTCAAACAAGCCGTTCAACGAAAAGTCAACGTCGTGCATCACGCCTATCTCGGTGGTTCCTGACTCGGCCCTGCTCGATGCCGAAGCCGCTGGCAAAGGCCACTCCGCCGACTTCCTGTCGAAAGAAACCGACGTAACGCTGACCGAAGCATGA